One genomic segment of Choristoneura fumiferana chromosome Z, NRCan_CFum_1, whole genome shotgun sequence includes these proteins:
- the LOC141430500 gene encoding uncharacterized protein produces the protein MLISDFLFDEMRNVERRAPCKSSRATERSRSRSRRRRRREQSRRRSRSPCRRGANTRGSSGSSVTTAYSRRRASRSTRRHSRGQRRQLRRSSRTSTSTKERSSRTRSRRSRSRFSSHLPSIRRSRSSERFRSRSRHSRQHRGKSRQRSLLRARQILYSRGRNYSRSGPSSGHRGCSREQKNSEVGSTFVNKTPVSTPLMTRRESTPLVQPEYSITEKEKDNLSLNQSTKTVSNIGAETEATVSITNKEQPVVKINDCLLQTLNKTLQAMSTVTIPHSKEKFSTLNVVPEFDPKKKNQTIVSWLNKVNECADIYGWDCKQTAHYALPKLMGTAKRWYEGQPSILYTWEIWQEKLKTAFPSYENYGHLLTEMLNRKAKFGDDLEEYYYDKIVALNRCRVTGRDAIDCIVYGIEDRSVRYGAEAVGFEDADKLLGYLRNVKHERNDRIIKRPMRPINADPTRKFQKPDSTRVTRCFNCHESGHVIANCKKPIVKCQKCMRAGHDDPNCTRDLWKDRSTEVKTL, from the coding sequence ATGTTGATTTCAGATTTCTTATTTGACGAGATGCGTAATGTTGAGCGTCGGGCTCCGTGCAAGTCGTCACGAGCGACCGAGCGATCGCGATCGCGGTCgcggcggcggaggcggcgTGAGCAGTCACGCCGGAGGTCGCGCTCGCCTTGTCGCCGAGGCGCGAACACGAGAGGCTCCTCTGGCTCCTCTGTGACGACGGCCTACTCGCGGCGGAGGGCGTCGCGGTCAACTAGGCGACATTCACGTGGACAACGGAGACAGCTACGTCGATCTTCACGGACATCAACATCTACGAAAGAAAGGTCAAGCCGTACAAGGTCGAGACGGTCTAGATCGCGCTTTTCCAGCCATTTACCATCAATAAGACGCTCACGATCTTCAGAGCGCTTTCGGTCAAGATCTCGCCACAGTAGGCAGCACCGTGGTAAGTCGCGCCAAAGAAGCTTATTGCGCGCGAGGCAAATTTTATACTCGCGTGGCCGGAACTATTCAAGGAGTGGGCCTTCCTCGGGTCATCGGGGTTGTTCAAGGGAACAAAAAAATAGTGAAGTGGGTAGTACGTTTGTTAACAAAACACCTGTTAGCACGCCCCTTATGACCCGAAGAGAAAGTACTCCGCTAGTGCAGCCCGAATATTCGATTACGGAAAAAGAAAAGGATAATTTATCTTTAAATCAAAGTACCAAAACAGTGTCGAATATTGGGGCTGAAACAGAGGCTACTGTTTCAATCACAAATAAGGAACAGCCggtagtaaaaataaatgactGTCTATTACAAACTTTAAACAAGACCTTGCAAGCTATGTCAACTGTAACAATACCACACTCTAAAGaaaaattttcaactttaaatgtAGTACCAGAATTCGACCCAAAAAAAAAGAACCAAACAATAGTTTCGTGGCTGAATAAAGTGAATGAGTGTGCAGATATTTACGGTTGGGATTGTAAGCAAACTGCACATTACGCTCTCCCAAAACTCATGGGCACAGCAAAACGCTGGTATGAAGGCCAGCCTTCTATCTTGTACACCTGGGAAATTTGGCAGGAAAAACTAAAGACCGCTTTTCCTAGTTATGAAAATTACGGGCATCTCTTAACCGAAATGTTAAATAGGAAAGCTAAATTTGGCGATGACCTAGAGGAATATTACTACGACAAGATAGTTGCATTAAATCGTTGCCGTGTAACCGGGAGGGATGCTATTGACTGTATAGTATATGGAATAGAAGATAGGTCAGTTCGGTACGGTGCTGAGGCAGTAGGATTCGAGGACGCAGACAAATTGTTAGGATATCTTCGGAATGTTAAACACGAACGTAACGATAGGATTATTAAGCGGCCTATGAGACCTATTAATGCAGACCCAACTCGCAAGTTTCAGAAACCTGACTCAACCAGGGTAACTAGATGTTTTAACTGTCATGAAAGTGGGCATGTAATAGCAAATTGTAAAAAGCCAATAgttaaatgtcaaaaatgtatGAGGGCTGGACACGATGACCCGAATTGTACTAGAGATTTATGGAAGGATAGGTCGACAGAAGTTAAAACATTATGA